In the Vitis vinifera cultivar Pinot Noir 40024 chromosome 2, ASM3070453v1 genome, one interval contains:
- the LOC100264404 gene encoding serine/threonine-protein kinase BSK2, translating to MGCFQSKTAHLHSPDDPSSTPEPTAKPDSANGDQSDQEHQVPAFKEYGLSELRKATNGFSSDHIVSESGEKAPNVVYRGKLDSNRLVAVKRFSKLSWPDAQQFVAEAAGVGKVRHKRLVNLIGCCAEGDERLLVAEYMPNDTLSKHLFHWDKQPLPWDMRVRVAYYIAQALDHCNTENRKIYHDLNAYRVLFDEDGDPRLSSFGLMKNSRDGKSYSTNLAYTPPEFLRTGRVIPESVIYSYGTVLLDLLSGKHIPPSHALDLIRGKNVLLLMDSSLEGQYANDDATKLVELASKCLQSEARDRPDTNFLLTAVAPLQKQKEVASHVLMGLTKTTVVLPTMLSPLGKACARMDLTAVHDILLKTGYKDEEGAENELSFQEWTQQVQEMLNTKKFGDIAFRDKDFKSAIDYYSKLVVMMPVPSATVFARRALSYLMIGQAELALRDAMQAQVCIPEWPTAFYLQALALSKLGMETDAQDMLNDGAAFEAKRHNSWRN from the exons ATGGGTTGCTTCCAATCCAAAACCGCCCACCTCCACTCCCCTGACGATCCCTCCTCCACCCCTGAACCCACCGCCAAGCCCGATTCAG CTAATGGAGATCAGAGTGATCAGGAGCATCAAGTTCCCGCATTTAAGGAATACGGCCTCAGCGAGCTTCGCAAGGCTACCAACGGCTTCAGCAGCGACCACATAGTCTCCGAGAGCGGCGAGAAAGCTCCCAATGTTGTTTACAGAGGGAAACTCGACAGTAATCGCTTGGTTGCTGTCAAGCGCTTCTCCAAGCTGTCTTGGCCTGATGCTCAACAGTTTGTG GCGGAGGCGGCTGGGGTTGGGAAGGTTAGGCACAAGAGATTGGTGAATCTGATTGGTTGCTGTGCTGAAGGAGATGAACGGCTTTTGGTAGCAGAATACATGCCCAATGATACTCTTTCCAAGCATCTATTCCACT GGGATAAGCAACCACTTCCATGGGACATGCGTGTGAGAGTTGCATATTATATTGCTCAGGCACTTGATCATTGTAATACAGAAAACCGGAAGATCTATCATGATTTGAATGCATATAGAGTTCTTTTTGATGAG GATGGTGACCCTCGTTTATCAAGTTTTGGCCTTATGAAAAATAGTCGAGATGGTAAAAGCTACAGTACAAACTTGGCTTATACTCCACCAGAGTTTTTGCGAACAG GGAGGGTCATTCCAGAGAGTGTGATATACAGTTATGGAACAGTTCTATTGGACCTGTTGAGTGGGAAGCATATCCCTCCAAGTCAT GCACTGGACTTAATAAGGGGGAAAAATGTATTGTTGTTGATGGATTCATCATTGGAAGGACAGTATGCCAATGATGATGCTACTAAGTTGGTTGAACTTGCTTCAAAATGTCTTCAGTCTGAGGCCAGGGATCGACCTGATACTAATTTTCTTCTTACAGCAGTAGCACCCCTTCAAAAGCAGAAAGAG GTGGCATCTCATGTTCTAATGGGCCTGACTAAGACTACAGTTGTGCTGCCAACCATGCTGTCTCCTCTTGGAAAGGCTTGTGCAAGGATGGATCTTACTGCTGTACATGATATATTGCTTAAAACAGGTTATAAAGATGAAGAGGGTGCGGAGAATGAG CTTTCATTTCAAGAATGGACACAACAAGTGCAAGAGATGTTGAACACAAAGAAATTCGGGGATATTGCATTTAGGGACAAGGATTTCAAGAGTGCAATTGATTATTATTCAAAG CTAGTAGTTATGATGCCTGTACCTTCGGCTACTGTCTTTGCAAGGAGAGCCCTCTCATACTTGATGATTGGACAAGCAGAACTTGCCTTGAGGGATGCCATGCAGGCTCAGGTATGCATACCAGAGTGGCCCACTGCATTCTATCTGCAGGCTCTTGCACTCTCCAAGCTTGGAATGGAAACAGATGCTCAGGACATGCTCAACGATGGGGCAGCATTCGAGGCCAAGAGGCACAACAGCTGGCGCAACTGA